Below is a window of Deltaproteobacteria bacterium DNA.
GCGCCGGGTCGGGTACCCTGGGCGGCATGACACCGATCCCGAAGTCGATCCGCTGGGAGACACTGACCAAGACGCAGTTCGACGCGATCGACCGCGAGAGCGCCGTGGTGTTCGTGACCTGCTCGCCAATGGAGGTGCACGGACCGCACCTGCCGCTCGGGGCCGACTGCCTGGAGGGCGAGGGCCTGGCCGAGCGCGCGCTGCGCTTCCTGCCCGAGCGCCACCGCTCGCGCACGTTCCTGCGCCTGCCGTTCGTCTGGGCGGCGAGCGACGGCGTCCCGCAGCCGGGCACCGTCGCGTTCCGGCCCTCCACGACGATCGCGTTCCTCGAGGACATGGGCCGGTCGCTCGCGCTGCAGGGCTTCCGAAACGTGATGGTGTCGAACTTCCACGGCAGCCCGCGCCACTTCCTCGCGATCGAGACCGCGTGCGAGCGCGTCTCTCGCGCGCACGGGATCCGCATGGCATCGGTGTTCTCGCTGATGCTCTCGCGGCTGAACGGCGGCGGCGCGGAGCTCGGCGAGGTGCTCG
It encodes the following:
- a CDS encoding creatininase family protein; translated protein: MTPIPKSIRWETLTKTQFDAIDRESAVVFVTCSPMEVHGPHLPLGADCLEGEGLAERALRFLPERHRSRTFLRLPFVWAASDGVPQPGTVAFRPSTTIAFLEDMGRSLALQGFRNVMVSNFHGSPRHFLAIETACERVSRAHGIRMASVFSLMLSRLNGGGAELGEVLGHIPGVSRADFEGDTHAGLVETSQLLALHPDWVDPDYKSLPRRTVDLWLEETGRDRPAGSRGKPASIPQMVRGFKATIHYFAGDTYAGAPAGATAEIGEQILDTLASRTAEAVAEILDGTLPPEKWHSPFWKLRHIFVNRLALRFFNRVMQVPRGVG